A region of Homo sapiens chromosome X, GRCh38.p14 Primary Assembly DNA encodes the following proteins:
- the TGIF2LX gene encoding homeobox protein TGIF2LX, translated as MEAAADGPAETQSPVEKDSPAKTQSPAQDTSIMSRNNADTGRVLALPEHKKKRKGNLPAESVKILRDWMYKHRFKAYPSEEEKQMLSEKTNLSLLQISNWFINARRRILPDMLQQRRNDPIIGHKTGKDAHATHLQSTEASVPAKSGPSGPDNVQSLPLWPLPKGQMSREKQPDPESAPSQKLTGIAQPKKKVKVSVTSPSSPELVSPEEHADFSSFLLLVDAAVQRAAELELEKKQEPNP; from the coding sequence ATGGAGGCCGCTGCGGACGGCCCGGCTGAGACCCAAAGCCCGGTGGAAAAAGACAGCCCGGCGAAGACCCAAAGCCCAGCCCAAGACACCTCAATCATGTCGAGAAATAACGCAGATACAGGCAGAGTTCTTGCCTTACCAGAGCACAAGAAGAAGCGCAAGGGAAACTTGCCAGCCGAGTCCGTTAAGATCCTCCGCGACTGGATGTATAAGCATCGGTTTAAGGCCTACCCTTCAGAagaagagaagcaaatgctgtCAGAGAAGACCAATTTGTCTTTGTTGCAGATTTCTAACTGGTTTATCAATGCTCGCAGACGCATTCTCCCGGATATGCTTCAACAGCGTAGAAACGACCCCATCATTGGCCACAAAACGGGCAAAGATGCCCATGCCACCCACCTGCAGAGCACCGAGGCGTCTGTGCCGGCCAAGTCAGGGCCCAGTGGTCCAGACAATGTACAAAGCCTGCCCCTGTGGCCCTTGCCAAAGGGCCAGATGTCAAGAGAGAAGCAACCAGATCCGGAGTCGGCCCCTAGCCAGAAGCTCACCGGAATAGCCCAGCCGAAGAAAAAGGTCAAGGTTTCTGTCACATCCCCGTCTTCTCCAGAACTTGTGTCTCCAGAGGAGCACGCCGACTTCAGCAGCTTCCTGCTGCTAGTCGATGCAGCAGTACAAAGGGCTGCCGAGCTGGAGCTAGAGAAGAAGCAAGAGCCTAATCCATGA